From Chloroflexota bacterium, one genomic window encodes:
- the trpS gene encoding tryptophan--tRNA ligase: MGSLPRVFSGIQPSGNLHLGNYLGAIHTWVQEQNQYDNFFCIVDLHAITVPQDPAELRKNVRDLAALYLAAGISLEHATIFVQSHVPAHVELGWILNCQTPLGWLNRMTQFKDKSQKQETVAAGLMNYPTLMAADILLYDTQVVPVGDDQRQHIELTRDIAERFNHLYGETFVIPEALIRPVAARVMGLDDPTQKMSKSNKAANHSIPLLGDLKATRKAMMRAVTDSGSEIKFDETRPGVNNLLGIYQALTGKDKATIEAEFEGQGYGKLKGAVADVVIATLEPLQQRYNQLTADPAELDGILKRGAERAAEVANATLLRAYQQLGLR; encoded by the coding sequence ATGGGTTCGTTACCACGGGTTTTTTCGGGCATTCAACCATCGGGCAATTTGCACCTTGGCAATTATTTGGGGGCGATTCATACCTGGGTCCAAGAGCAAAATCAATACGATAATTTCTTCTGTATTGTCGATCTGCATGCGATCACTGTGCCACAAGATCCAGCCGAGTTGCGCAAAAATGTGCGTGATTTGGCCGCATTGTATTTGGCCGCAGGCATTAGCCTTGAGCATGCCACGATTTTTGTCCAATCGCATGTGCCAGCTCACGTTGAGCTAGGCTGGATTTTAAATTGCCAAACACCCTTGGGCTGGTTGAATCGCATGACCCAATTTAAGGATAAATCGCAAAAGCAAGAAACCGTAGCGGCTGGCTTGATGAATTATCCAACGCTGATGGCTGCCGATATTTTGCTCTACGACACCCAAGTTGTGCCAGTGGGCGATGATCAACGTCAGCATATTGAGCTAACTCGCGATATTGCCGAACGTTTTAATCATCTTTATGGCGAAACCTTTGTGATTCCCGAGGCTTTGATTCGACCTGTGGCGGCGCGGGTGATGGGCCTCGACGACCCAACCCAGAAAATGAGCAAGAGCAACAAAGCTGCCAATCATTCAATTCCTTTATTGGGCGATTTGAAGGCGACGCGCAAGGCCATGATGCGGGCGGTCACCGATTCGGGCAGCGAAATCAAATTCGACGAAACCCGACCTGGGGTCAACAATCTTTTGGGGATTTACCAAGCCTTGACTGGCAAAGATAAAGCCACGATTGAGGCTGAATTTGAAGGCCAAGGCTATGGCAAGCTCAAAGGTGCAGTCGCTGATGTGGTGATTGCAACCTTGGAGCCATTGCAACAACGCTACAATCAGCTCACCGCTGATCCAGCTGAACTCGATGGGATTCTCAAGCGCGGCGCTGAACGCGCTGCTGAAGTTGCCAATGCTACCTTGTTACGGGCCTATCAACAACTTGGGCTGCGCTAA
- a CDS encoding ABC transporter ATP-binding protein/permease produces the protein MALSNSEFVVERSWKINRSTPLRWVWSHARRNLWWIIGLFIGAFGNALFAAQVPVVTGQAFEAVKAGDKNGLWWAALLIVGGQFLRAFVQLLRNFSSEVIGQRLERDVRDELYTSLLGKSMAFHDSQPTGDVMARATNDVREMNLMLNPGVNLVVGSAMFLIMPLIASPHPQLLVVPILYLVFYGLLVWHYLRQLKPVTTAVRQSFGELNATLAEAIDGVETVKATAQEERERNRFRAAVSKWRNAFVAQGNVEAVFLPVLLLGLGQGLGFIHSLILFRNGLINVGDVVSFNGLLLLFGFPTFTAQFAYSQLSSGLAGGRRILELITTETELDENAQGYAEPMRGEIVFENVAFGYHSEVDAVQKVSFRIEPGQTVALVGQTGAGKTTLTKLLNRTYDTREGRILIDGVDVRDWNLAALRRQISIIEQDIFLFSRSIADNIGFGVPNATREQIIEAAKAAQAHDFIGRLADGYDTIIGERGVTLSGGQRQRLALARAFLTDPTILVLDDSTSAIDSATEDRIQQAIEQASQDRTTILITHRLSQIRWADLIIVIRKGTISAVGTHEDLMQQSEAYRAIFAKL, from the coding sequence ATGGCGCTTTCGAATAGTGAATTTGTAGTTGAACGATCGTGGAAGATCAATCGTTCAACGCCGTTGCGCTGGGTTTGGTCGCATGCGCGGCGCAATCTTTGGTGGATTATTGGGCTGTTTATTGGGGCATTTGGCAACGCATTATTCGCCGCTCAAGTGCCAGTCGTCACGGGCCAAGCCTTCGAGGCGGTTAAAGCTGGCGATAAAAATGGTTTGTGGTGGGCGGCTTTACTGATTGTTGGCGGGCAATTTTTGCGGGCATTTGTCCAGCTATTGCGCAATTTCTCCTCAGAAGTGATCGGTCAACGGCTCGAACGCGATGTGCGCGATGAACTCTACACCAGTTTATTGGGCAAAAGTATGGCCTTCCACGATAGCCAACCAACGGGTGATGTGATGGCCCGCGCCACCAATGATGTGCGCGAAATGAACCTGATGCTCAATCCTGGGGTCAACTTGGTGGTTGGCTCGGCGATGTTTTTGATTATGCCGCTGATCGCCTCGCCTCACCCACAACTGTTGGTTGTGCCAATTCTATATTTGGTGTTTTATGGGCTGTTGGTTTGGCACTATTTACGCCAACTCAAGCCTGTCACCACGGCAGTACGCCAAAGTTTTGGTGAACTCAACGCCACCTTAGCCGAAGCAATCGACGGCGTAGAAACGGTCAAAGCCACCGCTCAAGAAGAGCGGGAGCGCAATCGATTTCGGGCAGCCGTCAGCAAATGGCGCAATGCATTTGTGGCCCAAGGCAATGTGGAAGCGGTCTTTTTACCAGTCTTATTGCTTGGTTTAGGCCAAGGCTTGGGCTTTATCCATAGCCTCATCCTGTTTCGCAATGGCCTGATTAATGTTGGCGATGTCGTTTCATTCAATGGCCTATTGCTGTTGTTTGGCTTCCCAACTTTTACCGCCCAATTTGCCTACTCGCAGCTTTCGAGCGGCCTTGCAGGCGGGCGACGTATTTTAGAATTAATTACGACAGAAACTGAGCTTGACGAAAATGCCCAAGGTTATGCCGAGCCAATGCGCGGCGAAATTGTCTTTGAGAACGTAGCCTTTGGCTATCATAGCGAGGTTGATGCAGTGCAAAAAGTCAGTTTTCGAATTGAGCCGGGCCAAACAGTGGCCTTAGTTGGTCAAACTGGCGCAGGCAAAACAACGCTGACCAAATTGCTCAACCGCACCTACGATACCCGCGAAGGTCGCATTTTGATCGATGGCGTTGATGTGCGCGATTGGAATTTAGCAGCTTTGCGCCGCCAAATCTCAATCATCGAGCAAGACATTTTCTTATTTTCGCGCTCAATTGCCGATAATATTGGCTTTGGTGTGCCCAACGCTACCCGTGAGCAAATTATCGAGGCCGCCAAAGCAGCCCAAGCCCACGATTTTATCGGGCGACTCGCCGATGGCTACGATACGATCATCGGCGAACGTGGCGTGACGCTCTCTGGTGGGCAACGCCAACGCCTAGCCTTGGCACGGGCCTTCTTGACCGATCCCACAATTTTGGTGCTTGATGATTCGACCAGCGCGATCGACAGCGCGACTGAAGATCGAATTCAACAAGCGATTGAACAAGCCTCGCAAGATCGCACCACAATTTTGATTACCCATCGGCTTTCGCAAATTCGCTGGGCCGACCTGATCATCGTGATTCGCAAAGGCACAATTAGCGCTGTTGGCACACACGAAGATCTCATGCAGCAATCCGAAGCCTATCGGGCAATCTTCGCTAAATTATGA
- a CDS encoding ABC transporter ATP-binding protein/permease: MFAGLDTENYDRQYGDRELMGRMLSYFRAHRRTAFWTIALICGLGLLNTVPPFLVAQAVQRIGEANPDWNFIWLLASGGVVFGVLQWAMGWLRQRMTAQIVADVISALRNDAFNAAISHDLSFFDELRSGRIISRITSDTQEFAQVSRLIIEIVSQVLTVIALLVYLLSVSVPLSLGIIGFTPIVIGLALGFRRLARFVTRKGFQVLGEVNSSIQEAVTGISIAKNFRQEARIYGEFSEINQQSYGVNLRRGFVLSNVFPTLNIVSGFGTAALIYWGGLSVIDLTISLAAWYVFVRSVDLFWFPLLNISAFWSQFQAGLAAAERIFALIDAEHSVKQHDQQTTKRLRGEIVFDHVEFRYGRKEPVLNDFSLTIAPGESIALVGHTGAGKSSIAKLITRFYEFQSGKITVDGHDIRSLDLRSYRQQLGIVTQTPFLFDGTVADNIRYAAPQLSDAELEAVANQIGGGEWLETLPQGLQSQVGERGNKLSLGQRQLVALTRVLAAQPAIFILDEATASIDPFTETQIQQAMDLILSRSTAILIAHRLSTVRSADRIIVLNQGQIIEEGNHDQLMQQGGHYADLYDTYFRHQSLSYIESRGAVRSV, from the coding sequence ATGTTTGCAGGATTAGATACCGAAAATTATGATCGTCAGTATGGCGACCGCGAATTAATGGGGCGTATGTTGAGCTATTTTCGTGCTCATCGGCGCACCGCATTTTGGACGATAGCCCTGATTTGTGGCTTGGGCTTACTCAATACTGTACCGCCATTTTTGGTCGCCCAAGCCGTTCAGCGGATTGGCGAAGCCAACCCCGATTGGAATTTTATCTGGTTGCTTGCCAGCGGTGGGGTGGTTTTTGGGGTGCTGCAATGGGCTATGGGCTGGTTGCGCCAACGCATGACCGCGCAAATTGTGGCCGATGTGATTAGCGCTCTACGCAATGATGCCTTTAACGCGGCTATCAGCCATGATTTATCGTTTTTTGATGAACTGCGTTCAGGGCGGATTATTAGTCGCATCACCTCGGATACCCAAGAATTTGCCCAAGTTTCACGCTTGATCATCGAAATCGTTAGCCAAGTACTCACGGTGATTGCGCTATTGGTCTATTTGCTTAGCGTTTCAGTACCGCTCAGCTTGGGGATTATTGGCTTCACCCCGATTGTGATTGGATTGGCCTTGGGCTTTCGGCGTTTGGCACGTTTCGTCACGCGTAAAGGCTTTCAGGTGCTGGGCGAAGTTAATAGCTCAATTCAAGAAGCAGTAACGGGGATTAGCATCGCCAAGAATTTTCGCCAAGAAGCGCGAATTTATGGTGAATTCAGCGAGATCAACCAACAATCGTATGGGGTTAACCTGCGACGTGGTTTTGTGCTCTCGAATGTGTTCCCAACCTTGAACATTGTTTCTGGTTTTGGCACAGCGGCCTTAATTTATTGGGGCGGCTTGTCGGTGATCGATCTTACAATTAGTTTGGCAGCTTGGTATGTTTTCGTGCGCTCGGTTGATCTCTTTTGGTTTCCCTTGCTAAACATCTCGGCTTTTTGGAGCCAATTTCAGGCTGGCTTGGCAGCGGCTGAGCGCATTTTTGCTTTGATTGATGCCGAACATAGCGTCAAACAACACGATCAGCAAACCACCAAACGTCTGCGCGGTGAAATCGTGTTTGATCATGTTGAGTTTCGTTATGGGCGCAAAGAGCCTGTGCTCAACGATTTTAGCCTGACGATCGCGCCAGGCGAAAGCATTGCCTTGGTCGGGCATACGGGCGCTGGCAAATCGAGTATCGCCAAATTGATCACCCGCTTTTATGAATTTCAATCAGGCAAGATTACCGTCGATGGTCATGATATTCGCAGCTTGGATTTGCGTAGTTATCGCCAGCAATTGGGAATTGTGACCCAAACGCCATTTTTATTTGATGGCACAGTTGCCGATAACATTCGCTATGCAGCGCCCCAACTGAGCGATGCCGAACTTGAAGCAGTTGCCAACCAAATTGGCGGTGGCGAATGGCTGGAAACCTTGCCCCAAGGCTTGCAATCGCAAGTTGGCGAGCGCGGCAATAAACTTTCGCTTGGGCAACGCCAGTTGGTGGCCTTGACGCGGGTGTTGGCGGCGCAACCAGCGATTTTCATTCTCGATGAAGCAACTGCCAGCATCGACCCATTTACTGAAACCCAAATTCAACAAGCCATGGATTTGATTCTTTCGCGCTCGACGGCAATTTTAATTGCCCATCGCCTTTCAACCGTGCGCTCGGCAGATCGGATTATTGTGCTGAATCAAGGCCAAATTATCGAAGAAGGCAACCACGATCAGCTGATGCAGCAAGGCGGGCATTATGCCGATTTGTATGATACCTACTTCCGCCATCAATCGCTGAGCTACATCGAATCGCGCGGGGCAGTGCGCAGCGTTTAG
- a CDS encoding adenylate/guanylate cyclase domain-containing protein, with amino-acid sequence MALNEEQHSTSSSTLVAELANYGVAATVRTALTSILDTAPGAMLYRFNPAYLAEELGLSRRAGLQLMAAAVRVGLFDLNWEARCIYCGYQAHAFDKLTQAHSQQYCAMCRDDFPATLDEGIHVTFTVAAQVRSLPAGIDNDPWREAIDQRLGVTTSHELLTVQAFRDLFIDEPLPDGESFQIKWAALMFTDLGGSTALYARKGDPRAYSLVREHFNILFAVVDQAGGAVVKTIGDAIMAVFVDGAAAVKAGQNALAAIEQFNIDRELGDDERLTLKVGVHAGPTLAVTLNDRLDYFGTTVNAAARVQSSANYAELVVTQQVLEAPGVAEILPSDLANETLILRGLDDLPFNVVRFHN; translated from the coding sequence ATGGCTTTGAACGAAGAACAACATTCAACATCAAGTAGCACGTTGGTCGCAGAATTGGCTAACTATGGCGTAGCCGCAACGGTTCGCACTGCGCTCACCAGCATATTGGATACAGCACCAGGTGCGATGCTCTATCGCTTTAATCCAGCGTATTTGGCCGAAGAATTAGGGCTTTCGCGGCGGGCGGGCTTACAATTGATGGCCGCAGCAGTGCGCGTTGGCTTGTTCGACCTGAATTGGGAAGCTCGTTGCATTTATTGTGGCTACCAAGCCCATGCTTTTGATAAATTGACCCAAGCCCATTCGCAACAATATTGTGCCATGTGCCGTGATGATTTCCCTGCCACGCTTGATGAAGGCATTCATGTGACCTTCACGGTGGCGGCGCAGGTGCGCAGTTTGCCAGCAGGCATCGACAACGACCCATGGCGCGAAGCAATCGATCAACGTTTAGGCGTAACAACCTCGCACGAATTATTGACCGTCCAAGCCTTCCGCGATTTGTTTATCGACGAACCATTGCCCGATGGCGAAAGCTTCCAAATCAAATGGGCTGCCTTGATGTTCACCGATCTTGGTGGGTCAACCGCCTTATATGCGCGTAAAGGCGATCCACGGGCCTACAGCTTGGTGCGCGAACACTTCAACATCTTGTTTGCTGTGGTCGATCAAGCAGGTGGCGCGGTGGTCAAAACCATTGGCGATGCAATTATGGCGGTGTTTGTTGATGGCGCGGCGGCAGTCAAGGCTGGCCAAAATGCCTTGGCGGCAATTGAGCAATTTAATATCGACCGTGAATTAGGCGATGATGAACGCTTGACGCTCAAAGTTGGCGTGCATGCTGGGCCAACGCTGGCCGTGACCTTAAACGATCGGCTTGATTACTTTGGTACAACGGTGAATGCCGCTGCCCGCGTGCAATCAAGCGCCAATTATGCCGAGTTGGTGGTAACCCAGCAAGTGCTCGAAGCGCCAGGCGTGGCCGAAATTCTCCCCAGCGATTTGGCCAACGAAACCCTGATTTTGCGTGGCCTTGATGATTTACCCTTCAACGTCGTGCGCTTCCATAACTAA
- a CDS encoding DNA double-strand break repair nuclease NurA: protein MPLDFNQVGQQIKQMGGDLRQTANHHDQLVAHAWAKLEEQSPRWEHWARHAEDNYLRSPWLLAAPAEPIINRYQLPKFPPNYCLAAVDGSQIDLDRHWAVECYLINLGLVTIQYGQQPYSKLHSVPALHYNDQELLLRDKDGRSYKMAGALVHAERDTREGIALARLAQEILEQSTTPLVAMQDGTLIRWSLSGLDPWVRAHFLQRYLDEGLAALRAADVPTCSYISHPKAPEVTGIARLIVNPTLNNTSKAEGLVDPYPGINDTKLFGNGWLGDGERSALFKSLSKINVEEYRDHAIYFFYLNVGAELARIEMPEWVAQRPEWVDLIHAVAYDQAHRGGGYPVALARAHEQAVVRESDRRVFRQMIEQALWHARLNNGSSLKQDAKAQVRV, encoded by the coding sequence ATGCCACTCGATTTTAATCAAGTTGGCCAACAAATTAAGCAAATGGGCGGCGATTTGCGTCAAACTGCCAATCACCATGATCAGTTGGTTGCTCATGCATGGGCCAAATTAGAGGAGCAAAGCCCACGTTGGGAGCATTGGGCACGCCATGCTGAAGATAATTATTTGCGGAGCCCATGGCTTTTGGCAGCTCCAGCCGAGCCGATTATCAACCGCTATCAACTACCAAAATTTCCACCAAATTATTGTTTAGCCGCAGTCGATGGCTCGCAGATCGATCTTGATCGCCATTGGGCGGTCGAGTGCTATTTGATTAATCTCGGCTTGGTGACGATTCAATATGGTCAACAGCCCTATTCCAAATTGCATTCAGTGCCAGCATTGCACTACAACGATCAGGAATTGTTGCTGCGCGATAAGGATGGCCGTAGTTATAAAATGGCTGGCGCTTTGGTTCATGCCGAACGCGATACCCGTGAAGGCATTGCCCTAGCTCGTTTAGCCCAAGAAATTCTAGAACAGAGCACCACGCCTTTAGTTGCGATGCAAGATGGCACGCTGATTCGTTGGTCGTTGAGTGGGCTTGATCCATGGGTGCGGGCACATTTTTTGCAGCGCTATCTTGATGAAGGCTTGGCGGCGTTACGCGCTGCTGATGTGCCGACCTGCTCCTACATTAGCCACCCCAAAGCCCCCGAAGTAACCGGAATTGCCCGTTTAATCGTCAATCCAACCCTGAACAATACCAGCAAAGCTGAAGGTCTTGTTGATCCTTATCCTGGGATCAACGATACCAAATTGTTTGGCAATGGTTGGTTGGGCGATGGCGAACGCAGTGCGCTTTTCAAAAGCCTCTCTAAAATCAACGTAGAAGAATATCGCGACCATGCGATTTATTTCTTCTATTTAAATGTTGGTGCTGAATTGGCGCGGATCGAAATGCCCGAATGGGTGGCGCAACGCCCCGAATGGGTTGATTTGATTCACGCAGTAGCGTATGATCAAGCGCATCGTGGTGGTGGCTATCCGGTGGCGTTAGCGCGGGCGCATGAGCAAGCCGTCGTGCGCGAAAGCGATCGTCGGGTGTTTCGCCAGATGATCGAGCAAGCGCTGTGGCATGCCCGTTTGAACAATGGCTCATCATTAAAACAAGATGCCAAAGCCCAAGTGCGGGTTTAA
- a CDS encoding YvcK family protein — protein sequence MKQSVPASARKLLDSRWLKVGIGVKRWLALMLFGLMFSALGLAFGLRELYTTVELPAIFYYVTLQFWPRTIRMIILCLVGISATGFAFRHLNRVLLSAALPRNTAPIDLAETLIGRSRTRHGPKVVALGGGHGLSTLLSGLKQYTDNITAIVAVADDGGSSGRIRQEFGILPPGDIRRCLAALAEAEPLMTRLFEHRFQAGSLEGHTFGNLFITALAEVTGSFGEGVREANRVLAVRGQIVPATLDDVVLWAELENGEHISGESRIAKSGQRIKRVYLQPHGALAVRAAIKAIEEADLIIVGPGSLYTSLLSSLMISEINQAMREAVQAVRVYVCNVATEPGETDHFGVRDHLQALVEHVGPDVFDVALANSDDRQTHRFAPEWQGRTTIVPLDQTQDLPIRVRTANVINPANPLRHDPVRLARELMRVLEKERQMGRL from the coding sequence ATGAAACAATCTGTACCTGCATCTGCCCGCAAATTATTAGATAGTCGTTGGCTCAAAGTTGGAATTGGGGTCAAGCGTTGGCTGGCGCTCATGCTGTTTGGCCTGATGTTCTCGGCGCTGGGCTTGGCTTTTGGCCTGCGCGAACTCTATACCACGGTTGAGTTACCAGCGATTTTCTATTATGTGACCCTGCAATTTTGGCCGCGCACCATTCGCATGATCATTTTGTGTTTGGTGGGAATTTCAGCCACTGGCTTTGCTTTTCGCCATCTTAATCGGGTGTTGCTCAGCGCTGCCTTGCCGCGTAACACCGCCCCAATCGATTTGGCTGAAACCTTGATTGGCCGTAGCCGCACTCGGCATGGCCCCAAAGTCGTGGCACTCGGCGGCGGTCATGGCCTTTCGACCTTGCTCAGTGGCCTCAAGCAATATACCGATAATATTACGGCGATTGTGGCGGTTGCCGATGATGGTGGCTCTTCAGGCCGCATTCGCCAAGAATTTGGCATTCTACCGCCAGGCGATATTCGGCGTTGTTTGGCAGCCTTGGCCGAAGCCGAACCGTTGATGACCCGTTTGTTCGAGCATCGTTTTCAGGCTGGTAGCCTCGAAGGCCATACCTTTGGCAATTTGTTTATCACCGCCTTGGCCGAGGTAACTGGCTCGTTTGGCGAAGGCGTGCGCGAGGCCAATCGCGTCTTAGCGGTGCGCGGCCAAATTGTGCCAGCTACACTTGATGATGTGGTGCTGTGGGCCGAATTGGAAAATGGCGAGCATATCAGCGGTGAATCACGCATCGCCAAAAGTGGCCAGCGGATCAAACGGGTTTATCTCCAACCCCATGGTGCGCTGGCGGTACGCGCCGCGATCAAAGCGATCGAAGAGGCCGATTTGATTATTGTTGGGCCTGGCAGTTTGTACACGAGCCTGCTTTCGAGCTTGATGATCAGCGAAATCAACCAAGCGATGCGCGAGGCGGTGCAGGCAGTGCGCGTTTATGTCTGCAATGTGGCGACCGAGCCAGGCGAAACCGACCATTTTGGCGTGCGCGACCACTTGCAGGCATTGGTTGAGCATGTTGGCCCCGATGTATTCGATGTGGCTTTGGCCAATAGCGATGATCGCCAAACCCATCGCTTTGCGCCCGAATGGCAAGGTCGCACCACAATTGTGCCACTCGATCAAACCCAAGATTTGCCAATTCGCGTGCGCACCGCCAACGTGATCAATCCGGCCAATCCACTGCGCCACGATCCGGTACGCTTGGCGCGGGAGTTGATGCGGGTGCTCGAAAAAGAACGCCAAATGGGCCGCTTGTGA